A genomic window from Candidatus Zixiibacteriota bacterium includes:
- a CDS encoding thrombospondin type 3 repeat-containing protein: MHHWMYLHRLVLAGAVLTAVLAFAPLAAPVTINVPADQGTIQAGIDASSHGDTVLVAPGTYFENIRLRGKRITLTSRYVLASDTSFISSTIIDGSAPNHPDTASVILIMDGEDARTVVQGFTIRGGEGTRWNDEHGAGFYREGGGILCAFTSPTIRHNKIYANFVTNTGGVVSTGGGGIRAGDASPRILGNRFESNFGRYGGAIVLNFPVAAVVRNNIIKGNTAAGAYGGGAVWVNEGTSGTVVQNNTVYGNSSTAGSGGLLSLAGTLYVRNGIVWSNTPADAGTAFGGTFHVTYTDIGQTGLPPGDGNLNIAPTFVDLIGFVPADGSPVIDAGNPDPEYDDVEDPGNPGTALYPARGTLRNDMGAHGGGNPDSLDVDGDGTIDVQDNCPDAANASQVDTDGDGWGNACDSDDDNDGRPDGNDNCPLFFNPDQLDTDGDGVGDVCDNCPLVANPGQEDTDSNGVGDVCQCSCPCHGDPQCDGIANVQDVVQTVNVAFRGAPAVFDPNCPRERTDANCDGFSTVQDVVKAVNVAFRGASPATEFCDPCAP, encoded by the coding sequence ATGCATCACTGGATGTATCTTCACCGGCTCGTCTTGGCCGGCGCGGTTCTCACGGCAGTTCTTGCGTTCGCGCCGTTGGCCGCGCCTGTGACAATCAACGTACCTGCGGATCAGGGAACGATTCAAGCGGGCATCGACGCCTCCAGCCACGGTGACACCGTGCTGGTCGCACCGGGAACGTACTTTGAGAACATTCGTCTTCGGGGCAAACGCATCACGCTGACCAGTCGCTATGTCCTGGCGAGCGATACCAGCTTCATATCGTCCACGATCATCGACGGCAGTGCTCCGAACCATCCCGATACGGCCAGCGTGATCCTCATCATGGATGGCGAAGACGCACGCACGGTCGTCCAGGGGTTTACGATCCGCGGCGGCGAAGGGACACGGTGGAACGATGAGCACGGTGCCGGTTTCTATCGCGAGGGCGGCGGGATACTCTGCGCCTTCACGTCGCCGACGATCCGCCACAACAAGATCTACGCCAACTTCGTCACCAACACCGGCGGCGTCGTGAGCACCGGCGGCGGCGGTATCCGTGCGGGTGACGCCAGCCCGAGGATTCTGGGGAATCGCTTCGAGTCAAACTTCGGCCGGTACGGGGGCGCCATCGTCCTCAACTTCCCGGTCGCCGCCGTAGTGCGCAACAACATCATCAAGGGCAACACCGCCGCAGGCGCCTACGGCGGCGGAGCGGTCTGGGTCAACGAGGGAACCAGCGGAACAGTCGTCCAGAACAATACCGTCTACGGGAACTCATCGACCGCCGGCAGCGGTGGACTCTTGAGCTTGGCCGGCACGCTGTATGTGCGCAACGGTATCGTATGGTCCAACACACCGGCGGATGCCGGGACCGCGTTTGGGGGCACGTTCCACGTCACCTACACGGACATCGGCCAGACCGGTCTCCCGCCGGGGGACGGCAATCTCAACATCGCGCCCACGTTCGTCGATCTAATCGGGTTCGTGCCGGCCGATGGGTCCCCCGTGATCGATGCCGGGAATCCCGATCCCGAGTATGATGACGTCGAGGACCCGGGCAATCCAGGGACGGCTCTGTATCCGGCGCGCGGGACCCTCCGCAACGACATGGGTGCGCACGGCGGCGGCAACCCCGATTCCCTCGACGTCGACGGCGATGGCACGATCGATGTGCAGGACAACTGCCCCGATGCCGCCAATGCGTCGCAAGTCGACACCGATGGCGACGGCTGGGGGAACGCATGTGACAGCGACGACGACAACGATGGACGGCCCGATGGCAACGACAACTGCCCGTTGTTTTTCAATCCTGATCAACTGGACACGGACGGTGACGGTGTCGGCGACGTGTGCGACAACTGCCCGCTCGTGGCCAATCCCGGACAGGAAGACACCGATTCCAATGGCGTGGGCGATGTCTGCCAGTGCTCCTGCCCTTGCCACGGGGACCCGCAGTGCGACGGCATTGCCAATGTGCAGGACGTCGTGCAGACGGTCAATGTGGCCTTCCGAGGTGCACCGGCCGTGTTCGATCCGAATTGTCCCAGAGAACGAACTGATGCCAACTGCGACGGATTCTCAACGGTTCAGGACGTCGTGAAGGCGGTCAATGTCGCCTTCCGAGGCGCGAGTCCGGCGACAGAGTTCTGCGATCCCTGCGCGCCGTAG
- a CDS encoding DsrE family protein, translating into MKYLFILNDPPYGTERSYNGLRLALSLRKQEGAELRVFLMADAVGCGKSGQKTPNGYYNLERMIKGLVAAEIPVGTCGTCADARGISESELLEGVHRSSMEELTEWTSWADKVIVF; encoded by the coding sequence ATGAAATACCTGTTCATTCTCAACGATCCCCCGTACGGCACCGAGCGGTCCTACAATGGTCTTCGGCTGGCGCTCTCGCTGCGAAAGCAGGAGGGCGCTGAGCTTCGCGTGTTCCTGATGGCCGACGCGGTCGGCTGCGGGAAATCGGGACAGAAGACGCCAAACGGATACTACAACCTGGAACGCATGATCAAAGGCCTGGTCGCGGCGGAGATCCCCGTGGGAACGTGCGGCACGTGCGCCGACGCCCGCGGCATCTCCGAAAGCGAGTTGCTCGAAGGCGTCCATCGCAGTTCGATGGAAGAGCTGACCGAGTGGACATCTTGGGCGGACAAGGTGATTGTCTTTTGA
- a CDS encoding peroxiredoxin family protein has translation MKKFHRLSLAFLLFSTPISAPCGETGAPASIQPSHARERRPSGHSLEAGDRAPEFSLPSLGGKTDTLSSHREDMVLLWFTNLCGGCQAALPEVQSLGRRYAPKDVSIMAVSLLGGDTATVSRIAGQHRVTFPMLIDPRGKVYEQYGGVKVHPGTCPANPQFFIVDKGLIAYATHFPGAPIDEIRNKVDSLIRARIPDSPRDSG, from the coding sequence ATGAAGAAGTTCCACCGGCTGTCCCTCGCGTTCCTGCTGTTCAGTACACCCATATCGGCACCCTGTGGCGAGACCGGTGCGCCGGCGAGCATTCAGCCGTCGCACGCGAGAGAGCGACGCCCGAGCGGGCACAGTCTTGAAGCCGGCGACCGCGCCCCCGAATTCTCTTTGCCGAGTTTGGGCGGGAAGACGGACACATTGTCCTCTCACAGGGAAGACATGGTTCTTCTGTGGTTCACCAATCTGTGCGGCGGCTGCCAAGCCGCCCTTCCAGAAGTGCAAAGCCTGGGTCGACGGTACGCGCCCAAGGATGTATCGATCATGGCCGTCAGTCTGCTTGGCGGAGACACGGCGACGGTCTCCAGAATTGCGGGACAGCACCGTGTGACCTTTCCCATGCTCATCGATCCCAGAGGCAAGGTGTATGAGCAGTATGGTGGTGTGAAAGTACACCCGGGCACCTGTCCAGCCAATCCCCAGTTCTTCATCGTGGACAAGGGGTTGATTGCCTACGCGACGCATTTTCCCGGCGCGCCCATTGATGAGATTCGCAATAAAGTTGACAGTTTGATCAGGGCGCGTATACCCGATTCTCCGCGAGATTCCGGTTGA
- a CDS encoding metalloregulator ArsR/SmtB family transcription factor, giving the protein MSTGREVKDRLYVQFAQLGHALSSPKRLELLDLLCQSEKTVETLAEHSSMSVANTSRHLQVLRGARLVDRRQDGVFVYYRLAGSEVCGFFRDLRRLAESRMAEIDRIMAEYFDPSMRLQPVDRKTLLKRARVGEVVILDVRPEDEFSAGHLPWAVSVPLSQLRKRLKELSPDKEIVAYCRGPYCVLAQEAVSLLRSKGFSAFRLSDGIAEWRDVGLPVEPMSVTRR; this is encoded by the coding sequence ATGTCCACTGGCCGCGAAGTTAAAGACAGACTCTACGTCCAGTTTGCCCAACTGGGGCACGCCCTCTCAAGCCCCAAGCGGCTGGAGCTCCTCGATTTGCTGTGTCAAAGCGAGAAGACGGTAGAAACGCTCGCCGAGCACTCAAGCATGTCGGTAGCCAACACCTCGCGCCACCTGCAGGTGCTCCGAGGCGCGAGACTGGTCGACCGTCGTCAGGACGGCGTGTTCGTCTACTACCGACTGGCCGGCAGTGAGGTTTGCGGATTTTTTCGAGACCTTCGCCGGCTCGCGGAGAGTCGCATGGCCGAAATCGACCGCATCATGGCCGAGTACTTCGACCCATCGATGCGTCTGCAGCCCGTCGATCGCAAGACGTTGCTCAAGCGGGCGCGTGTCGGCGAAGTCGTCATCCTTGACGTTCGGCCGGAAGACGAATTCAGCGCGGGGCATCTGCCATGGGCCGTGTCGGTTCCGCTTTCTCAGTTGCGGAAACGGCTCAAAGAGCTCTCACCGGACAAAGAGATTGTGGCGTACTGCCGTGGCCCCTACTGCGTCCTCGCGCAGGAAGCAGTCTCGCTGCTGCGATCCAAGGGCTTCAGTGCGTTCAGACTCTCCGATGGGATCGCGGAATGGAGAGACGTTGGGCTGCCTGTGGAGCCGATGTCCGTCACGAGACGATAG
- a CDS encoding pitrilysin family protein has protein sequence MNKRWVACAVIMLCLGIAAATNAGAEKIFPYAYQQTVLENGLKVIVIPMESPGIVAYYSIVRTGSRDEYEPDHSGFAHFFEHMMFRGTKKYPGRVYDQLMTEMGANANAFTSSDVTCYHLEFVADDLGKVMELESDRFQNLSYAESDFKTEAGAVRGEYMKGLSSPRFIMHETLMNTAYDKHTYKHTTIGFGRDVEAMPTMYEYSKSFFQRYYRPENVVLVIVGDIKPDSTLAMVKKYYGGWQKGYVPPQVPVEPEQTAERRADAAFKGRTLPLLAVAYKAVAFNPDDRSMAACMLLGDLAFGETSDIYERLVLSEQRVQYLGPDFEPSRDPGLATIYAMVKDPADVDAVEEEIYRTIAFYQNNRVDSAQLSDVKSHTRYGFLMGLDTPDGVAGSLVYLLAIGGDMGVVDQLYATIDQVTASDIMYAAKTLLTPEKRTVVLVKGQ, from the coding sequence ATGAACAAACGGTGGGTGGCATGTGCCGTGATCATGCTGTGTCTCGGCATCGCCGCCGCAACGAACGCCGGCGCGGAGAAGATCTTTCCCTACGCCTATCAGCAGACGGTCCTGGAAAACGGCCTCAAGGTCATAGTCATTCCCATGGAGAGCCCCGGGATCGTGGCTTATTACAGCATCGTCCGCACCGGAAGCCGCGATGAGTACGAGCCCGACCATTCGGGATTCGCCCATTTCTTCGAACACATGATGTTCCGGGGCACCAAGAAGTACCCCGGCCGCGTGTACGACCAACTCATGACCGAGATGGGGGCCAATGCCAACGCCTTCACGTCCAGCGATGTGACCTGCTACCATCTGGAATTCGTGGCCGACGACCTGGGGAAGGTCATGGAACTGGAGAGCGACCGGTTCCAGAACCTGTCGTACGCGGAGAGCGATTTCAAAACCGAGGCCGGTGCCGTGCGCGGCGAGTACATGAAGGGACTGTCCAGCCCGCGCTTCATCATGCACGAGACGCTGATGAACACCGCCTATGACAAACACACCTACAAGCACACGACCATCGGCTTCGGACGAGATGTCGAGGCGATGCCGACGATGTATGAATACAGCAAGTCGTTCTTCCAGCGCTACTACCGGCCCGAGAACGTCGTGCTCGTGATCGTCGGCGACATCAAGCCGGATTCCACCCTGGCCATGGTGAAAAAGTACTACGGCGGCTGGCAGAAAGGCTATGTACCTCCTCAAGTCCCGGTCGAGCCGGAGCAGACTGCCGAGCGGCGTGCCGATGCGGCGTTCAAAGGCCGGACGTTGCCGCTGTTGGCTGTGGCCTACAAGGCGGTCGCTTTCAATCCCGATGATCGGTCCATGGCGGCCTGCATGCTGTTGGGCGACCTGGCGTTCGGCGAGACCAGCGACATCTACGAGAGACTGGTTCTGAGCGAGCAGCGTGTGCAGTACCTCGGTCCCGACTTCGAACCCAGTCGTGACCCGGGATTGGCGACCATTTATGCGATGGTGAAGGACCCCGCGGACGTGGACGCCGTCGAGGAGGAGATCTACCGGACCATCGCCTTCTATCAGAACAATCGGGTGGATTCCGCGCAACTGAGCGACGTGAAGAGCCACACCCGGTACGGCTTCTTGATGGGGCTCGACACTCCGGATGGCGTCGCCGGCAGTCTGGTGTACTTGCTGGCGATCGGTGGCGACATGGGTGTGGTTGATCAGCTCTATGCCACGATCGATCAGGTCACGGCCTCGGATATCATGTACGCGGCCAAGACGCTTCTGACTCCCGAGAAGCGGACAGTCGTATTGGTGAAGGGACAGTAG
- a CDS encoding pitrilysin family protein — translation MQDRRKNVVRLAAAIICAVGLCGQSWGIGTVELPVSSDPTVSFRIWFKVGSQDDPPGKEGLAALTAAMISESATRRNGYDQILKELYPMAAGYGASVDKEMTVMSGRVHKDHLDRYVDLLLQAIVEPALTTEDFQRHQTNAINYLDKTLRYSNDEALGKQMLYDALFANTTYGHPEVGLPTSLRLITLDDIKQFYRTHYTAGNVVIGIGGGYDPALVERLKTGLSALPPDAPAVVAKPVPARPEGIDVTLVEKETQSTAISIGFPIDVLRGDRDFYALWIANSWLGEHRNSSSHLYQVIREERGMNYGDYSYIEYYPHGWARQFPSPNACRRQQFFEIWIRPVQNEAAHFALRAAIRELQNLIDNGMKPEDFALTKMFLKKYVKHYAPTTDMRLGYKLDDAFYGIPDHLQTAEKMFEELTLEDVNAAVRKHLQTANMRIAMITKNAPALKEALVSDSPSPMTYENPKPSEVTREDKVIAVYPLKIPAENVVIVPVDSTFLR, via the coding sequence ATGCAGGATAGAAGGAAGAACGTCGTGCGGCTGGCCGCCGCCATCATATGCGCCGTCGGCCTCTGCGGACAATCGTGGGGCATCGGCACCGTGGAGTTGCCGGTTTCATCTGATCCAACGGTGTCATTTCGCATCTGGTTCAAGGTCGGATCCCAAGACGACCCGCCGGGAAAGGAAGGGCTGGCCGCCCTCACCGCGGCCATGATCAGCGAATCAGCGACACGCCGGAACGGCTACGATCAGATTCTCAAGGAGCTGTACCCCATGGCGGCGGGGTACGGCGCCTCCGTCGACAAAGAGATGACCGTGATGTCCGGTCGCGTGCACAAGGATCACCTGGACCGCTATGTGGATCTCCTCCTGCAGGCAATCGTGGAGCCGGCGTTGACGACCGAGGATTTCCAACGACATCAGACGAACGCCATCAACTACCTCGACAAGACCCTGCGGTACTCCAACGATGAAGCGCTGGGCAAACAGATGCTCTACGACGCGCTGTTCGCCAATACGACCTACGGGCATCCGGAGGTGGGGCTCCCCACCAGCCTGCGGCTGATCACATTGGATGACATCAAGCAGTTCTACCGGACCCACTACACCGCCGGCAATGTCGTGATCGGAATCGGCGGCGGGTATGATCCGGCGCTGGTGGAACGGCTGAAGACGGGATTGAGCGCACTGCCGCCCGATGCCCCCGCCGTCGTGGCCAAGCCCGTGCCCGCAAGGCCCGAGGGGATCGACGTCACGCTCGTGGAGAAGGAGACCCAGTCGACGGCCATCAGCATCGGTTTCCCCATCGACGTGCTGCGCGGCGATCGCGATTTCTACGCCCTGTGGATCGCCAATTCCTGGCTCGGCGAGCACCGCAACTCCAGCAGCCATCTCTACCAGGTGATCCGCGAAGAGCGGGGCATGAACTATGGGGACTATTCCTATATCGAGTACTACCCGCACGGTTGGGCCCGCCAGTTTCCGTCTCCGAACGCCTGCCGGCGCCAGCAGTTCTTTGAGATCTGGATTCGCCCGGTGCAGAACGAGGCCGCGCATTTCGCCCTGCGCGCGGCGATCCGGGAGCTGCAGAACCTCATCGACAACGGGATGAAGCCTGAGGACTTCGCCTTGACCAAGATGTTCCTGAAGAAGTACGTGAAGCACTACGCGCCCACGACCGACATGCGCCTCGGCTACAAGCTGGACGACGCGTTCTACGGCATTCCCGACCATTTGCAGACGGCCGAGAAGATGTTCGAGGAGTTGACGCTGGAGGATGTCAACGCCGCGGTGCGCAAGCACCTGCAAACCGCGAACATGCGAATCGCGATGATCACCAAGAACGCGCCGGCGTTGAAGGAAGCGTTGGTCAGCGATTCACCCAGCCCCATGACATACGAGAATCCGAAACCGT